GGCAGACCGTCAAGGAGTTTTTCGAACAGGTCAGCCACCAGTTCAAGATACTCGTGCTGCATCACCACCTGACCCAGATCCAGGCGCTCGGTCCCCACGATGTCGCCCGCCAGGCGGAGGCCACCCTTGAGGTTGCCGCGGATGCCGGGGTGAACCTCATTCTCTGCGGTCATCTCCACATCTCGCATGTCGAGCCCCTCGAAATTGTCCCCAACGAGCGGCGGATTGTGATCGCGAGTGCCGGGACGGCGACAAGCACGCGGGGCCGGGGCTCCAACCGAAAAACAAACTTCTACAACCGGATCGACATTGAGCCGGAGCGCTTCCAGATTGAGGAGCGCCGGTACGTTCCTGAAAGCGGTCGATTCGTTTCCGATAATCAGTCTGTATTCGATCGGCTGGTCCCGCGTCGCGTCTCCTGAAATCGCGATCTCGTGTTCTGTCCCCTCCTCTCTCTATACCGATGACTCTCGAGGACTTCCGAAGCGGATTTCCGCACGCAGAGCGCCTCGTCTATCTCAATCATGCGGCGACGAGTCCGCTCAGTACGCCGGTGCGTGAAGCCATGGAGGCGTACACGCGTGAACGTGGTGGCATCGATCCGGCCGGTGAGATCGACGCATTCGAGACTACGCTGCTTCCCCTTTTGATCGACACCCGGGAGAAAGCGGCTGAACTGCTTGGCACGGGCCCTGATCGTGTCGCTTTCGTCCAAAACACGTCGGCAGGGCTGAATGTCCTTGCCGAGGGACTCGACTGGCAGGCCGGGGATCGGGTGGCGATTCCAGACGGATCGTTTCCCACAAACGTTTTTCCCTTCCTGAACCAGCGACAGCGCGGCGTCGCCGTCGACTTCATTCCGACGGATGAAGGCTCCTTTTCGGTGAAAGACGTAGAGCG
The DNA window shown above is from Longibacter salinarum and carries:
- a CDS encoding metallophosphoesterase family protein — protein: MKIAHVSDPHFGRIAHPGIVDALVEEINERPFDLVAISGDLTQRARPSEFAAATSMIERFEAPVIVVPGNHDVYPWWRPFRRMLTPLKRYRSLVSTDMTPSVVNDRIAVLGINSAHGRTIKGGRIGEEERQTVKEFFEQVSHQFKILVLHHHLTQIQALGPHDVARQAEATLEVAADAGVNLILCGHLHISHVEPLEIVPNERRIVIASAGTATSTRGRGSNRKTNFYNRIDIEPERFQIEERRYVPESGRFVSDNQSVFDRLVPRRVS